Within Cystobacter ferrugineus, the genomic segment AGTCGGTGGTGTTGGCCAGTGCGGGCCCGAGCGGACAGGCAGCGAAGGGCGGCGACGAGAGGTCCCAGCAGAGCTGCGGGGGAGCGCCCGTGGTGACGCGGATCTCGCTTTCAGGCTCGATGCTGGAGGTGTCGATGCCTGCGACGGCGACGTCGAAGCTCGGCGTGAGCCCCGTCTCGAGCGTCGAAAGCGTGTTCAAGTCCACGACGGGATTGGCGGGATCGATCGGCAGATTGCTCCACGCGGCGAGGGGCTTGCCGTTGGAGTCCCTCACCGTCAGCGTGGCCGAGGTGTACGTCGAGCGGCCAGGCGTGGTGAGCGTGAAGGACTTGTACTGGTAGACGCGGGACTCCGGGTCGCAGCTCAGCCGCGGAACGCTCACCGGCGTCTTGAAGGAGATACGGGTCGCCCCCGCGGTGGTGCAGCCCTTCGTGCCGGTGCTGATCCTCCAGCTATTGATCTCGCCGTTGTCCGTGTTGGTCCACAGGCAGTCCGGGTTCTCGGGATCGAAGATGGTCGTGTAGAGGACCGGCACGGTAATGGGAAAACCGGCCCCGCATTTGGCGTCGGTGGCCATGTCCCAGCACATGGCCTTGGAGGCCCTTTCGGAGGCGGGGGCGGTGATGCCGTAGGCCCAGGCAACCTTGGAGCCGTAACTGCTGGCACCGCCGTTCTGAACGTCCTCGTTCAAATTTCCCAACACGCGATGCGCCTGGATTTCGGCGGCGAATCCCGGCGGCAGGCTGTGCGGGGAGCCATCCAGCTTGAAGCAGACGTTGTTCGCGCAGACATGCTGGATTTCGCCGTTGGCACCCGGCACGGCCCACACGGGACTGCTCGAGATACTGCTCACGGGTTGAGGCCAGGTACCAGAGCACCGATTCCAGGTGGTGCTGTCGTAGCAGTCCAGGTTGAACCCTCTGCCGGGGACCACGTAGAGCTGGTTCCCCACCGCGGCGAGGCCGGATTGGTTGGCATTGCCCAGCCGCGGCAACCCCAGATCCTTCCCGGGGCACTCGGTGCCGGTGGCCATGTCCAGACAGGTGATGAAGGTGCGATTGTCGCTGGCGAAGCCAATCGCGTACATCTTCCGGCCGATCACCACCGGATCGATGTGGTCGTTATAGTTATTGTTCTTCAAATCGCTGTTGGAGGCGTCGGGCTTCTTGATGTGGGCCGCCGTGAGCTCGGAGAGAACCACCGGCCTGGCGCAGCGCGTGCCGTTGGTGAGGTCCACGCAGTCCCAAGCCAGCTTGAAGGGCTGCACATCGGTGACGGTGGGCTGCCAGAACTTGTTGGACGCCGCGTCGATGAAGCCCGTGGAGCGGATGCTGGTCTGGGTGAGATTGATGGGGAATCCCGGGCACAAATTGCCGGTCGCCAATTCCCGGCACAGCATCTGGTTGAGGTTGTTGTGGTGGTGGACGTTGTAGAACCGGGTGTACGCGGGATCGAAGAGGACATCCCAGCCGTCACCCTTGACGCCGCTCGGGAGCGGGTACCGCTCCCTCACCGTCACGCGAGGCGCTTTGGACCTGGCCACGATCGCCTGCCGCTCGCCGTCCACGCCTTCCACGTCAAGGGGGACGGAGGAGACCGCACGCACACGCGACACCTGCGCCCATTCACTGGTGGTGGTCGGCGTCGTCGCCAGCTTCGTGCTCCCCGCGTAATACTCGATTGCCCAGCCCTGCGGGTAGATGGGGGGGTAGTTGAGGCTTTGGAGGCTGGGGTCCCAGTTCGCCTCCAGGGTCTGGGTGACGGAGGCCGTCACCGTGGCCGGCGGCAGGGTGGCGATGTACGAGGAGAAGGTGGGGCTCGTGGTGGTCGCGGAGGCGGTCAGGTCCGTCGGGGCGATCTTCTGCGCGGTGGCCCGAGGCGCGACGGGTCGCGCGTCAGCCGGGCCGGACTTGCCGCTGTCGCCACAGGCGAGAGCCGAGAGGAGGACCCAGAGGCTGGCAACCCGCGCCGCGCCTGGGAGCACGCGCCGTGGAACTTCGGTGTTCATGTGCATGGCTTTTCGGGGGTACGAAGAAAAGGAGTGGGGTTACTTCTTCTTGCTGTTGGAGATGAACTCGGTGCGGCGGTTCCTCTGGCGGCCCTCCGCGGTATCGTTGGTGGCGATGGGCTGGTCCGGTCCGTAGCCCTTCGCCTCGAGGCGCGCCGGCGCCACGCCGCGCTCGACGAGGTAGCGGCGCACCGCCTCCGCGCGATCCTGCGAGAGCTTGATGTTGAACTCGCGCGTGCCGCGGTTGTCGGTGTGGCCGCCGATCCGCAGCCGGACGAGCTCCGGGTGCTCCTTGAGGATCTTGGCCACCTCATCGAGGAGGGGGAAGGACTCGGGCAGGATGTCGGACTTGCCGGTGGCGAAGCGGACCTGATCCTTGATGGAGATACGAGCCTCCTCGTACTCGGCGTACGGAGGCTTCGGGGGCTCGGGCGGCGGGCAGCCCTCGTGGGCGGGGACACCGGGCTTGAGCGGGCAGGCGTCGTCCACGTCGGGGATGCCGTCCTTGTCGGAGTCCGCGGGCGGGGGCGGGGCCGGCGGAGGAGGGGCCGGGCACGGGGTCGGCTCCGGCGCCGGCGCGGGGGTCGGGCAGACGGGGCAGGCGGGGCAGACGACGGGCGTGGGCTCCTGCGGCGTCTCCTTGGGCTCTTCCCTCGGCTTGGAGGGGAAGGGACGGAAGGCGAGGCCCGCGAAGGCGCGGAACGCCGGGTTGCCCGGCATCTTGCCGATGCCTGGACCCGCCAGCGCGAACACCTCCAGGTTCAGAGGCAGCGGATAGCGGGCGCCGACGAGCACCTCTCCCGCGCTCATGGTCTGCGTGAGCGCCACGAGCGCGCGGGCCGTCACCTCGCCGCGCAGCCCATCTCCCAGCGTGGAGACGGTGGCCCCCAGGGTGGCGTAGCTGCCCACCTGGTCGATGATCCGATTGGAGTAGCTCGAGAGCCTCTCGCTCTGGCGGATCACCGCGCCCACCTCCGCGCCCACCCGGAGGAGCGACCCGAAGTTGTGGCCGAACCCGATCCCGGGGTTGAAGGCGAGCCCAGCCCCCGGGTCTTGCGTGAGCCCGGTGCTGCTCCCGATGGGCAGCGACAGGCCCAGGTTGAGGCCGATGTCGCCCACCGCCGAGTCGGACTGGCGCGCGAGCACGATGCGGCCCTGCAGCACGGGCGCGCCGAGCACCGTACCGGCGACCGGCGCGATGCCCTGGGCGGACAGGTCGTCGCCCCCCTGAGAGAGGATCACGGGCAGTTGCAGCGCCAGCTCCACGCTGTCGGTGAGGCCGTACGCGACGCCGAGGTGGGCGCTCCAGCGACGGCCGACGACCGCGCCCTGGATCTCGTCGTTGCGCACGAACACCAGGGGCTTGTGCTGGTACTGGGCGGCGAGAAAGAGGCGGAGTTGACCCTTCTCCAGGACGTCACCGGTGGTGAGCACGAGCGAGTGCTGGCCTCCCGGGCTGAGCGTCACCTGCTCGAGGTCGAAGGTCTTGACGGGGGTCTGCGCGAGCGCCGGGGAAGCAACGAGCGCGCCGAGCAGGAAGGCAGTTCTAGGGTTCAGGAAAAGCGTTGGGCTCATATATGAGTACGCGGAAAGACGTTCGCATGGACAGATCCAGCGAATTTTCCCACTTCGATCGGCCTACTAGCAATTTCAAACCGGATCAATGGATGAGGGGAAACCCTCGGACCCGAAGCCCACGAAAGACAACTCGAGGCCCGCGCGCTCCCCTTCCCCCCACGCTCCTCGAGGATCCCTCGGTCCTTGTCTCCGCTGAAGCGAGGCAACAAAACCGTCAGGCCCTCAGGTGAACCTGCGTCTCCGCACGACCAATTCCCCCTCCGGCCAGAGATGCTCCCCATGTTGAAAAAGAACCTGCACGAGGCCAACCGCCTCTCCTGGAACGCCGCCACCCGAGCCCACAACAGCCACAAGGGCGATCAGGCCCGCTTCCTCCGCGAGGGCGGCTCCACGCTCTTCCCCGAGGAGCTCGAGTTGCTCGGGGACCTGCGCGGACGCTCACTTCTGCATCTGCAGTGCAACTCCGGACAGGACACCCTCAGCCTCGCCGCCCGTGGCGCCCTCGTCACCGGCGTGGACATCAGTGACGAGGCCATCTCCTTCGCACGCCGCCTGTCCGCCGACTCGGGCCTGCCCGGCACCTTCGAGCGCGCCGATGTCTACGACTGGCTCGCCTCCGCCCCTCCGGCCCGCTACGACCTCGTCTTCAGCTCCTATGGCGCCATCTCCTGGCTGTCGGACCTCGGGCCCTGGGCCGAGGGCATCTCCCGCGTCCTCGAGCCCGGCGGCCGCTTCGTCCTCGTCGAGTTCCACCCCGTCCTCTGGCTCTTCGACGAGAAGCTGCGCCTGGCCTTCCCCTACTCCGGTGGCCAGCACGTCCCCGAGGCCAGCGGCGTGTCCGACTACGTCGCCCGCTCCGGCGAGAACCTGGTGTCCTGGGGCTACGAGGAGGGCGTGCGCGACTTCCAGAACCCCCACCCCAGCCACTGCTTCCAGTGGGGGCTCGCGGACCTCCTCAACCCGCTGCTGCGCCACGGGCTCGCGCTCGAGCGGCTCGAGGAGTACTGCTACAGCAACGGATGCAAGGTGCTCGAGGGCATGCGCGAAGCCCCCGGGCACCGCTTCCTGCTGCCCGAGGGGATCCCCGACCTGCCCTTGATGTTCGGCCTGTCGGCCCGAAGGACCGGGTGACCTGGGATTGGACTCGCCCGATGGATGATCCGCTCCCCACGTCGGGCCCGGTCCGCTAACGGGGCAGCGAGGTGAGCGGGACAACTCTTTTTCTCATGAACTGGCAAAATCCTTGCAAGTGAGACAGCAACTTCACGAGGCGGGACGCGATAATCCTCTGTTTCCCGATACCAGGAGGAAGTATTTTTCTGGTTATCCTAGCGAAATCGCTCTTGCCCTTAGGGTTTTCCCATGCCCGGTCGCGTTCCCTCTTCTCGGCCTCCTCCCCTCCCGCCCAGGCCCACGTCGACGACGGCGGGGAAGCCGACCACCCCCGCGTCCACGAAGCCGACGGGAGGAGCCTCGACGAAGCCCACGGAGGCACAGTCGGCTTCCAGCGCCGCGACAAGCGCGAAGCAAGCCTCCGGGGGGACCGCTACCCAGGCCGCTCAGAGCAAGCCGAACCACCAGCAGAGCGCGATGGAGAAGCCCAACACCAACTCGGCGCAAGTAGCCCAGGCCCTGAACGGCGCCGGAGGCAAGAACTCGGCGCATCCCTCGACCGTTCATGGGAGCTTCCAGCACGCCCTCACGCAGGCCCAGGAGGCGGATAAGCCGCCTGCCGCGACCAATGCGGGCAAGCCGGCCGAGGGCGCCAAGCCGACCAATGCGGGCAAGCCGGCCGAGGGCGCCAAGCCAGCCGAGGGCGCCAAGCCGGCCGAGGGCGCCAAGCCAGCCGAGGGCGCCAAGCCGGCCGAGGGCGCCAAGCCAGCCGAGGGCGCCAAGCCAGCCGAGGGCGCCAAGCCAGCCGAGGGCGCCAAGCCAGCCCAGGGGGCCAAGCCGGCCGAGGGCGCCAAGCCAGCCCAGGGCGCCAAGCCGGCCGAGGGCGCCAAGCCAGCCGAGGGCGCCAAGCCGGCCGAGGGCGCCAAGCCAGCCCAGGGCGCCAAGCCGGCCGAGGGCGCCAAGCCAGCCGAGGGCGCCAAGCCAGCCCAGGGGGCCAAGCCGGCCGAGGGCGCCAAGCCAGCCGAGGGCGCCAAGCCGGCCGAGGGCGCCAAGCCGGCCGAGGGCGCCAAGCCAGCCGAGGGCGCCAAGCCAGCCCAGGGGGCCAAGCCAGCCGAGGGCGCCAAGCCAGCCGAGGGCGCCAAGCCAGCCCAGGGCGCCAAGCCAGCCGAGGGCGCCAAGCCAGCCCAGGGGGCCAAGCCGGCCGAGGGCGCCAAGCCAGCCGAAGGGGGCAAGCCCACTGCCACGACCAATACGAGTAAGCCCCCTGTCGCGGCCCAGGGCTCCACCAGCACGATGGGGAAACTGAACCAGCTCGCCTCGAGCGCGCTGAACGGCCTGAACCACGCGGCCAACTTCGCCGATACGGCGGTCCAAGGGGCCCATCTCGCCTCCAATGTGATGGGGAGCGTGAACCATCTCGCCTCCAATCTGATGGGGAGCGTGAACCATCTCGCCTCCAATCTGATGGGGGGCGTGAACCATCTCACCTCCAGTCTGATGGGGGGCGTGAACCATCTCACCTCCGGTCTGACGGGCGGTTCGACGCAGGCGACGCACGGTTTGGAGGGCACGCACCAACCCCCGGGCTACGGTCACGACAGCGCGGTGGAGCACGGGGCGACCCATGCCGCGTCCCAGTCACATCCGACGAATATGGCTCACGCGGCTTCCTCCGCCTTCGAGGCGGGTCATGCGCTGCTCGGCAACGCGAGCACGCTGGCGGGTCTCCTCCAGGGCGGCAGTGGCGCCCTGGCGAAGGCGGCCGCGCGTTTCGCTCCGGGCCTCAACATCGCCATGGCGGGCCTGGACGCCGCCAATGCCGCGAAGACCTTCATGAATTCCGAGGCGACCCTGGGCCAGAAGCTCAACTCGGGCATCACCGCCATGGGCTCCATCGCCGCCGCCACCAACATCCCCGTCTTGGCGCAGGCCGGCGCCACCGCCGCCGCCATCAGCAGCATGGCGGGTCCCCTCGCGGAGAGGTTCTCGGGTCATGGCCGCGGTCCGCACGTCAGCGGTTGAGCGGTAGCCTCCCGCCTCGAAAGGCACCTTCATGAACCCGAACCAGAAATCCGCTCAGCCCGCCAAGAAGCCCTTCGCGTTTCCAATGTCCATGTCGCTGGCGCGCAAGGCCGAGAAGGGCGGTCCGGTGGAGCTGCCTCCGGTGACCGCGCCTTCCCTGGAGGGCCTCTCCGTCACCGTGCCCGCCCCGGAGCCCATCTCCGCCCAGCAGATCCAGGCGCGCTTCCAGGAGCTGGCACGTGCGTACGCCACCGAGCGCATGCGTTCGCGCACCGAGCCCATCGCCTGGGGCGATGAGGTGCTGGTCAACATCGCGGGGTATTCGAATGGCCGCCTCATTCCCTTCAGCGTGCGCGCCGATGCCTGGATTACGCTCGCGCCCGCCCCCCTGCTGCCCGGCCTGTACGAGGAGCTGGTGGGCCACATGCCGGGGGAGAACGTGCTGGTGAACATCACCCTGGGCGAGGACTACCCCATCGAGGCGCTGCGCGGTCAGCTCGCGCGCTTCGCCGTCCAGCTCCAGGCCGCGCGCGAGGTGACGTACCCGGATCCGTCCAGCCCGGAGTTCCTCAAGGCCTTTGGCCGGGGGAACACGGTGGAGGCGGCGACGCGTGCCGTGTTGAAGGAGCTGGAGGAGATGACCGTGCGGTTGCTGCAACTCCGGGCCCAGGAGATGGTGCTCGATGAGGTGGCCGCCCGCACGCAGGTGGACATTCCCGAGGCGCTCGTCGACGAGGAGGTCCGCCGCCGCTGGGGCTCGAGCGAGGGCCGCGCCGTGACCGACCTCAAGTTCACCGTGAAGCAGCAGGAGGAGTCGCTGCAGACGTGGCTGAGTGACGAGCCCACCCGGGACGCGGTCCGGCAGCGGCTGCGCATCGCCCTGGCGCTGGGCGCCATCTGCACGCGCGACGGCGTCACCCTCACTCCGGCCAAGGTGCAGGAAGTCATCCAGGCCGAGGCCACCTCCCTCGGGGTTCCGCTGGCTCAGGCCTCCGCCGCCCTGCGCGAGGATCCGCAGCAGTACGCCCGCATCGAGCAGGTGGCCTGGCACCTGATGGCGGTCTCGTACGTCATGAGCAAGGCCCAGGTGCACTTCGCGGGCGCCTGAGACTCGGGACGCCGGGCGGGGCGCTTGCCGACAGCGCCACGCCCACCTCGAGTCGTGTGAGGCTCCCGAGGAGGTGGCCTCACACCCATCTCGCCAAGGGACTTTGAATCAAGCCTGGGTGTTGACCTTCAACGCGATGAGGCCGCCGTCACGTCGAAGGAGCCCAACGTCAACCAGCCCCCCCAGTCCTGGCCCTGCTTCGCATTGGCGAAGCTGACGGGCTTGCCATTGGTCATCGGATTGACGACCCGCATGAGCAGCTTGTAGCCGGTGCCCGCGCTCAGCCCGTGGGCCGCGCTGAAGCTCTTCGTGGAGGCCGCGCTTCCAGGCTGGATACCGGGCAGGTTCACCTGGGTCGTCCCCAGGGTCTTCAGCCAGGTGTTGGACGCGTTCACGACGATGAACTCCAACTTCCAGTCATAATAGAAGGGCGCGACCCCCCGGTTCTCGAGGTTGATGTCCACGGACAGGTTGGTGGATGTCGTGGGATTGGGCAGCCGGACCGAGGAGACGAACAGCTCGTATCCCAGCAGCTTCTGCGCCCGG encodes:
- a CDS encoding peptidylprolyl isomerase — its product is MNPNQKSAQPAKKPFAFPMSMSLARKAEKGGPVELPPVTAPSLEGLSVTVPAPEPISAQQIQARFQELARAYATERMRSRTEPIAWGDEVLVNIAGYSNGRLIPFSVRADAWITLAPAPLLPGLYEELVGHMPGENVLVNITLGEDYPIEALRGQLARFAVQLQAAREVTYPDPSSPEFLKAFGRGNTVEAATRAVLKELEEMTVRLLQLRAQEMVLDEVAARTQVDIPEALVDEEVRRRWGSSEGRAVTDLKFTVKQQEESLQTWLSDEPTRDAVRQRLRIALALGAICTRDGVTLTPAKVQEVIQAEATSLGVPLAQASAALREDPQQYARIEQVAWHLMAVSYVMSKAQVHFAGA
- a CDS encoding OmpA family protein, which translates into the protein MSPTLFLNPRTAFLLGALVASPALAQTPVKTFDLEQVTLSPGGQHSLVLTTGDVLEKGQLRLFLAAQYQHKPLVFVRNDEIQGAVVGRRWSAHLGVAYGLTDSVELALQLPVILSQGGDDLSAQGIAPVAGTVLGAPVLQGRIVLARQSDSAVGDIGLNLGLSLPIGSSTGLTQDPGAGLAFNPGIGFGHNFGSLLRVGAEVGAVIRQSERLSSYSNRIIDQVGSYATLGATVSTLGDGLRGEVTARALVALTQTMSAGEVLVGARYPLPLNLEVFALAGPGIGKMPGNPAFRAFAGLAFRPFPSKPREEPKETPQEPTPVVCPACPVCPTPAPAPEPTPCPAPPPPAPPPPADSDKDGIPDVDDACPLKPGVPAHEGCPPPEPPKPPYAEYEEARISIKDQVRFATGKSDILPESFPLLDEVAKILKEHPELVRLRIGGHTDNRGTREFNIKLSQDRAEAVRRYLVERGVAPARLEAKGYGPDQPIATNDTAEGRQRNRRTEFISNSKKK
- a CDS encoding class I SAM-dependent methyltransferase, with product MLKKNLHEANRLSWNAATRAHNSHKGDQARFLREGGSTLFPEELELLGDLRGRSLLHLQCNSGQDTLSLAARGALVTGVDISDEAISFARRLSADSGLPGTFERADVYDWLASAPPARYDLVFSSYGAISWLSDLGPWAEGISRVLEPGGRFVLVEFHPVLWLFDEKLRLAFPYSGGQHVPEASGVSDYVARSGENLVSWGYEEGVRDFQNPHPSHCFQWGLADLLNPLLRHGLALERLEEYCYSNGCKVLEGMREAPGHRFLLPEGIPDLPLMFGLSARRTG